Proteins from a genomic interval of Gossypium hirsutum isolate 1008001.06 chromosome A09, Gossypium_hirsutum_v2.1, whole genome shotgun sequence:
- the LOC107888784 gene encoding uncharacterized protein isoform X3: MLLLTIFPLSQGYDTWILELRGAGLSTQGMDFGQYKDPLDSISQRKDFFGKDTDYKSFLETEKRYAFASQITDLIEKLVNIIEEVERSSPVRAFDMQNSISTALKDMQKQLDLIAKYDWDFDNYLEEDVPAAMEYIKDKSEPKDGKLLAIGHSMGGILLYAMLSRCGYEGKDPGLSAVTTLASSLDYMSSRSSLKLLLPLADPAQVLNVPVIPIGTLLAAAHPFAANPPYLLSWLSPQISAPDMLQPKLFEKLVTENFETVPAKLLLQLATAFEEGGLRDRSGTFFYKNHLSKSNVPVLAIAGDQDLICPPDAVYETVKLIREPLVTYKVFGEPGGPHFAHYDIVGAQRAVDLVYPCIIEFLNHHDAA; this comes from the exons ATGCTATTGCTTACGATCTTTCCCCTGAG TCAAGGATATGATACCTGGATTCTTGAACTCAGAGGTGCTGGATTGAGTACACAAGGAATGGATTTTGGACAATATAAAGACCCTTTAGATTCTATTTCTCAGAGGAAGGATTTTTTTGGTAAGGATACAGATTATAAGAGTTTTTTAGAAACAGAAAAAAGATATGCTTTTGCCAGTCAAATTACGGATTTAATTGAAAAGCTCGTAAATATAATTGAAGAAGTTGAAAGATCATCTCCAGTACGTGCTTTTGATATGCAAAACAGCATTTCTACAGCACTAAAAGATATGCAGAAACAACTTGATCTTATTGCCAAGTATGATTGGGACTTTGACAACTACCTAGAAGAAGACGTCCCTGCTGCG ATGGAGTACATAAAGGATAAGAGTGAACCAAAGGATGGCAAGTTACTTGCAATTGGTCATTCTATGGGCGGTATCTTGCTATATGCGATGCTATCACGATGTG GTTATGAAGGAAAGGATCCTGGATTGTCAGCAGTCACTACGTTGGCATCATCGTTGGACTATATGTCTTCTAGATCGTCACTCAAACTGCTTTTACCCCTG GCAGACCCTGCACAGGTCCTGAATGTTCCTGTTATTCCAATTGGAACATTGCTTGCTGCTGCCCATCCTTTTGCAGCTAACCCTCCCTACCTCCTGTCTTGGTTGAGTCCTCAAATTTCTGCCCCGGACATGTTGCAGCCTAAGTTGTTTGAAAAGCTTGTTACGGAAAACTTCG AGACAGTGCCTGCCAAGCTTCTCTTGCAGCTAGCAACAGCCTTTGAGGAGGGAGGATTGCGTGACAGGAGTGGGACATTCTTTTACAAGAATCATCTCAGTAAAAGCAATGTCCCTGTCTTAGCAATTGCCGGAGACCAAGATCTGATATGTCCGCCTGATGCGGTGTATG AAACAGTGAAGCTTATTCGTGAGCCATTGGTCACATACAAAGTTTTTGGAGAACCAGGTGGTCCGCATTTTGCTCACTATGATATAGTGGGTGCCCAACGG GCCGTAGATCTAGTGTATCCTTGTATAATAGAATTTCTCAATCATCATGACGCAGCTTGA
- the LOC107888784 gene encoding uncharacterized protein isoform X4, which translates to MLLLTIFPLSQGYDTWILELRGAGLSTQGMDFGQYKDPLDSISQRKDFFEVERSSPVRAFDMQNSISTALKDMQKQLDLIAKYDWDFDNYLEEDVPAAMEYIKDKSEPKDGKLLAIGHSMGGILLYAMLSRCGYEGKDPGLSAVTTLASSLDYMSSRSSLKLLLPLADPAQVLNVPVIPIGTLLAAAHPFAANPPYLLSWLSPQISAPDMLQPKLFEKLVTENFETVPAKLLLQLATAFEEGGLRDRSGTFFYKNHLSKSNVPVLAIAGDQDLICPPDAVYETVKLIREPLVTYKVFGEPGGPHFAHYDIVGAQRAVDLVYPCIIEFLNHHDAA; encoded by the exons ATGCTATTGCTTACGATCTTTCCCCTGAG TCAAGGATATGATACCTGGATTCTTGAACTCAGAGGTGCTGGATTGAGTACACAAGGAATGGATTTTGGACAATATAAAGACCCTTTAGATTCTATTTCTCAGAGGAAGGATTTTTTTG AAGTTGAAAGATCATCTCCAGTACGTGCTTTTGATATGCAAAACAGCATTTCTACAGCACTAAAAGATATGCAGAAACAACTTGATCTTATTGCCAAGTATGATTGGGACTTTGACAACTACCTAGAAGAAGACGTCCCTGCTGCG ATGGAGTACATAAAGGATAAGAGTGAACCAAAGGATGGCAAGTTACTTGCAATTGGTCATTCTATGGGCGGTATCTTGCTATATGCGATGCTATCACGATGTG GTTATGAAGGAAAGGATCCTGGATTGTCAGCAGTCACTACGTTGGCATCATCGTTGGACTATATGTCTTCTAGATCGTCACTCAAACTGCTTTTACCCCTG GCAGACCCTGCACAGGTCCTGAATGTTCCTGTTATTCCAATTGGAACATTGCTTGCTGCTGCCCATCCTTTTGCAGCTAACCCTCCCTACCTCCTGTCTTGGTTGAGTCCTCAAATTTCTGCCCCGGACATGTTGCAGCCTAAGTTGTTTGAAAAGCTTGTTACGGAAAACTTCG AGACAGTGCCTGCCAAGCTTCTCTTGCAGCTAGCAACAGCCTTTGAGGAGGGAGGATTGCGTGACAGGAGTGGGACATTCTTTTACAAGAATCATCTCAGTAAAAGCAATGTCCCTGTCTTAGCAATTGCCGGAGACCAAGATCTGATATGTCCGCCTGATGCGGTGTATG AAACAGTGAAGCTTATTCGTGAGCCATTGGTCACATACAAAGTTTTTGGAGAACCAGGTGGTCCGCATTTTGCTCACTATGATATAGTGGGTGCCCAACGG GCCGTAGATCTAGTGTATCCTTGTATAATAGAATTTCTCAATCATCATGACGCAGCTTGA
- the LOC107888784 gene encoding uncharacterized protein isoform X2, with the protein MMLLPFQSILHFDSFNPSRSDPVPEFPYSFRCRRTRSPALTKAAFKRNVDNKNDKEKKPNICTADELHYVHVDKSEWKVALWRYLPSPQAPTRNHPLMLLSGVGTNAIAYDLSPESSFARFMCSQGYDTWILELRGAGLSTQGMDFGQYKDPLDSISQRKDFFEVERSSPVRAFDMQNSISTALKDMQKQLDLIAKYDWDFDNYLEEDVPAAMEYIKDKSEPKDGKLLAIGHSMGGILLYAMLSRCGYEGKDPGLSAVTTLASSLDYMSSRSSLKLLLPLADPAQVLNVPVIPIGTLLAAAHPFAANPPYLLSWLSPQISAPDMLQPKLFEKLVTENFETVPAKLLLQLATAFEEGGLRDRSGTFFYKNHLSKSNVPVLAIAGDQDLICPPDAVYETVKLIREPLVTYKVFGEPGGPHFAHYDIVGAQRAVDLVYPCIIEFLNHHDAA; encoded by the exons ATGATGCTTCTCCCATTCCAATCCATTCTTCATTTCGATTCCTTCAATCCTTCCCGCTCCGACCCTGTACCCGAATTCCCATATTCATTTCGCTGCAGGAGGACCCGGTCGCCTGCTCTTACCAAAGCTGCATTCAAAAGAAACGTAGACAACAAGAATGATAAGGAGAAGAAGCCAAATATCTGTACTGCTGACGAGCTTCACTACGTTCATGTAGACAAATCGGAATGGAAGGTGGCTCTTTGGAGATACCTTCCTTCTCCACAGGCACCAACCAGGAATCATCCATTGATGCTTTTGTCAGGCGTAGGAACCAATGCTATTGCTTACGATCTTTCCCCTGAG TCCTCGTTCGCACGCTTCATGTGCAGTCAAGGATATGATACCTGGATTCTTGAACTCAGAGGTGCTGGATTGAGTACACAAGGAATGGATTTTGGACAATATAAAGACCCTTTAGATTCTATTTCTCAGAGGAAGGATTTTTTTG AAGTTGAAAGATCATCTCCAGTACGTGCTTTTGATATGCAAAACAGCATTTCTACAGCACTAAAAGATATGCAGAAACAACTTGATCTTATTGCCAAGTATGATTGGGACTTTGACAACTACCTAGAAGAAGACGTCCCTGCTGCG ATGGAGTACATAAAGGATAAGAGTGAACCAAAGGATGGCAAGTTACTTGCAATTGGTCATTCTATGGGCGGTATCTTGCTATATGCGATGCTATCACGATGTG GTTATGAAGGAAAGGATCCTGGATTGTCAGCAGTCACTACGTTGGCATCATCGTTGGACTATATGTCTTCTAGATCGTCACTCAAACTGCTTTTACCCCTG GCAGACCCTGCACAGGTCCTGAATGTTCCTGTTATTCCAATTGGAACATTGCTTGCTGCTGCCCATCCTTTTGCAGCTAACCCTCCCTACCTCCTGTCTTGGTTGAGTCCTCAAATTTCTGCCCCGGACATGTTGCAGCCTAAGTTGTTTGAAAAGCTTGTTACGGAAAACTTCG AGACAGTGCCTGCCAAGCTTCTCTTGCAGCTAGCAACAGCCTTTGAGGAGGGAGGATTGCGTGACAGGAGTGGGACATTCTTTTACAAGAATCATCTCAGTAAAAGCAATGTCCCTGTCTTAGCAATTGCCGGAGACCAAGATCTGATATGTCCGCCTGATGCGGTGTATG AAACAGTGAAGCTTATTCGTGAGCCATTGGTCACATACAAAGTTTTTGGAGAACCAGGTGGTCCGCATTTTGCTCACTATGATATAGTGGGTGCCCAACGG GCCGTAGATCTAGTGTATCCTTGTATAATAGAATTTCTCAATCATCATGACGCAGCTTGA
- the LOC107888784 gene encoding uncharacterized protein isoform X1, with translation MMLLPFQSILHFDSFNPSRSDPVPEFPYSFRCRRTRSPALTKAAFKRNVDNKNDKEKKPNICTADELHYVHVDKSEWKVALWRYLPSPQAPTRNHPLMLLSGVGTNAIAYDLSPESSFARFMCSQGYDTWILELRGAGLSTQGMDFGQYKDPLDSISQRKDFFGKDTDYKSFLETEKRYAFASQITDLIEKLVNIIEEVERSSPVRAFDMQNSISTALKDMQKQLDLIAKYDWDFDNYLEEDVPAAMEYIKDKSEPKDGKLLAIGHSMGGILLYAMLSRCGYEGKDPGLSAVTTLASSLDYMSSRSSLKLLLPLADPAQVLNVPVIPIGTLLAAAHPFAANPPYLLSWLSPQISAPDMLQPKLFEKLVTENFETVPAKLLLQLATAFEEGGLRDRSGTFFYKNHLSKSNVPVLAIAGDQDLICPPDAVYETVKLIREPLVTYKVFGEPGGPHFAHYDIVGAQRAVDLVYPCIIEFLNHHDAA, from the exons ATGATGCTTCTCCCATTCCAATCCATTCTTCATTTCGATTCCTTCAATCCTTCCCGCTCCGACCCTGTACCCGAATTCCCATATTCATTTCGCTGCAGGAGGACCCGGTCGCCTGCTCTTACCAAAGCTGCATTCAAAAGAAACGTAGACAACAAGAATGATAAGGAGAAGAAGCCAAATATCTGTACTGCTGACGAGCTTCACTACGTTCATGTAGACAAATCGGAATGGAAGGTGGCTCTTTGGAGATACCTTCCTTCTCCACAGGCACCAACCAGGAATCATCCATTGATGCTTTTGTCAGGCGTAGGAACCAATGCTATTGCTTACGATCTTTCCCCTGAG TCCTCGTTCGCACGCTTCATGTGCAGTCAAGGATATGATACCTGGATTCTTGAACTCAGAGGTGCTGGATTGAGTACACAAGGAATGGATTTTGGACAATATAAAGACCCTTTAGATTCTATTTCTCAGAGGAAGGATTTTTTTGGTAAGGATACAGATTATAAGAGTTTTTTAGAAACAGAAAAAAGATATGCTTTTGCCAGTCAAATTACGGATTTAATTGAAAAGCTCGTAAATATAATTGAAGAAGTTGAAAGATCATCTCCAGTACGTGCTTTTGATATGCAAAACAGCATTTCTACAGCACTAAAAGATATGCAGAAACAACTTGATCTTATTGCCAAGTATGATTGGGACTTTGACAACTACCTAGAAGAAGACGTCCCTGCTGCG ATGGAGTACATAAAGGATAAGAGTGAACCAAAGGATGGCAAGTTACTTGCAATTGGTCATTCTATGGGCGGTATCTTGCTATATGCGATGCTATCACGATGTG GTTATGAAGGAAAGGATCCTGGATTGTCAGCAGTCACTACGTTGGCATCATCGTTGGACTATATGTCTTCTAGATCGTCACTCAAACTGCTTTTACCCCTG GCAGACCCTGCACAGGTCCTGAATGTTCCTGTTATTCCAATTGGAACATTGCTTGCTGCTGCCCATCCTTTTGCAGCTAACCCTCCCTACCTCCTGTCTTGGTTGAGTCCTCAAATTTCTGCCCCGGACATGTTGCAGCCTAAGTTGTTTGAAAAGCTTGTTACGGAAAACTTCG AGACAGTGCCTGCCAAGCTTCTCTTGCAGCTAGCAACAGCCTTTGAGGAGGGAGGATTGCGTGACAGGAGTGGGACATTCTTTTACAAGAATCATCTCAGTAAAAGCAATGTCCCTGTCTTAGCAATTGCCGGAGACCAAGATCTGATATGTCCGCCTGATGCGGTGTATG AAACAGTGAAGCTTATTCGTGAGCCATTGGTCACATACAAAGTTTTTGGAGAACCAGGTGGTCCGCATTTTGCTCACTATGATATAGTGGGTGCCCAACGG GCCGTAGATCTAGTGTATCCTTGTATAATAGAATTTCTCAATCATCATGACGCAGCTTGA